Genomic DNA from Candidatus Hydrogenedentota bacterium:
ATAGGGTCATGGGCAGCTTCTTTATTCCGTTTCTTGAAGACCGTTCACCGCCGTTTTGCCGGTTATGCCCGTCAAGAGGCGCTGTTTTAGCCCAACGGCGGGGTTTTGAATTATCGCAGGAGGCTTTCTGAAAAGTAAAGCGGGCAAGATACGGCGTATGCCCGGCTTCTTCCCCTTTTGCGCGGGCCGCAACCGGATGTTATACTGGGTAATCAGATGTTTTGTCGTCCAAAACCGGCGGAAGGACCTCCTCATTGGCCCAGGCAGCAGTTGAATTTTCCATCATCATCCCAGTCTACAACAGTTGCGCCTTTTTGAAACAGTTGCTGGAAAGTCTTGAAAAAGGGGTGTCGGCGGACATTTCCCACGAAATTATTGTGGTTGATGACGGTTCCACGGAGGACCTCTCCGGTCTGTGCGCGCGCCATGGCGCGCAATGGGTCCGGCTGGAGGCAAACCGGGGGCCGGCCGCCGCGCGGAACATCGGGGCGTCGGTGGCGGCCGGAAATGTGCTGGTGTATCTGGATTCGGATGTGAGATACACGGCGGGGATGCTGGAACGGGTTCGGGAGTTGTTTGACTTGGACCCGGAAATTGCGGGGGTTTCCTTTGCCAACCAGCCTTACGACACGGGGGACAATGTCGTGGCCAATTTTGGCGCGGCCATCGAGCATTTTTGGTTGCAGGTCTATTTCAAGGAGGGGGACGCCGGCCGAATTAACGGGTTTGCCACACGAAACGGGGCGGTGCGCAGGGAGGCCTTTGATGCGGTGGGTGGATTTGACGACTCGTTCAAGACCAACGCCCATGAGGACTATGATTTTGGCAAGCGGCTCTCGGCGGGGCGGAAATGTGTGATGTCACGGCATCCCGTCCTCTACCACGCCTTTCCGGTGCGGTTGACGCGGCTGATGCGGAATTATTTCGTGCGGACCGCCCTGTTTGTCCCCTATTTTATACGGAACCGCCCTCCGCTGGACAAGTCGCAGACCTCCGGGGATGAGGCCTTGGTGCGTCTGTTGGGCGGGGTGGGGTTCTTTTTGTTGCTGCTGGCGGCGCTTCCCACCCCATTCCGGGGGCTCTTTGCCGCGTCCGCCGCCTGCTGCGTCGCGGTGTACGCGCTGCTCATCCGGCGCTTTCTGGGGGCGGCCCTGCGGTGGGGGGGCAGGAACAAAGCCTTTGCGGGCCAATGTTTCCTCATTCACTACGCGAGTTCGCTGGTGATACTGGCGGGCGGCCTGTGGGGCCTCCTCCGGTTTTTCATCGGACGGGCCGGTTTGCAACAACAGGACGGCTGAGAACCCATGGACACTAGAAATTTCGAGGCCGCAATGATGTACCTGCGGTCCATGGTGGGCGGAAGCCTGCAATACATGATTCTTTATGTCACCTCCCGCTGCAATGCGAAGTGCCGCATGTGCTTCAACTGGGACGGGATGATTAACCGCCGTCCCCTGCCGCAGCACACGCTCGAGGACTTGGAGCGGCTCGCCCGGAGCGTGAAACTGCTGCCCCAGATTACCCTGTCCGGCGGGGAGCCCCTGCTGCGAGATGATGTCCACGCCATCATCAAGGCGTTTTATGATCATTCCAGGACGCGTTTTTTCACGGTGCCCACAAACTCTTTTCAGCCGAAACGGGTGGAGGCGCTGATCAACCGGTTTGTGGAGGAGTGCCCGGACGGATTCCTGAACTTCTGCCTGCCTTTCCACGGCCTGAAGGAGACCCATGACAACATCATGGGGGTGCCGGAGAGCTATGAGAAGCGGAACGAGACCTATCGGCGCGTGTGTGAGGCGCGGGAAAAACACAAAAACATCTCCTGCGTCCTCAACTGCGTCATGTCGAAATACAACCATGCGGAATACAGGGAGATTGTGGATTTGGCCATGGACCAGTTTCCCGGGGCGCCCCTGGGCGTCGCGTTCACGCGGGGAAAAACCCACGAGTCCGGCGCCGGAGACTTCCCCCTGGAAGACTACCAGGCCATGCAGGCGTACCTGCAGGAGCGCCGGAGCGCCATTCCCGGCCTGAACCCCTACACACGGATACAGCAGGCGATTTCGAGGCAATACTGCGACACCATTTCCGGGGTGATTGGCGGGAGCGTGAAAAACATCAACTGCCAGGCGGGGAAACGCCTGATTGTGGTCCACGACACGGGCACCGTCTACCCCTGCGAGACTTTGGAAACGCCCGGCATGTGCACGGCGGAGGACCCGCCGAAGGATGCCTGCCTGGGTAACCTACATGATTTTGGCTATGACCTGCCGAAACTGCTGGCTGCGGAAAAAGCGCGGAACGTGGTGGACTGGATTCAGAACAACCCCTGCGCCTGCACTTGGGAGTGCGCCGTGACAAACAGCGTCACCCACACTGCGGGCAATGCCCTTAAACTGGGGAAAGACATTGTCAAGGATGTCACGGCGTCGGCGTTTTCCGGGGGAAACGGGCGGGCGAAGGACTGATTTCCGCCCTGCCTACAGGTAGCCCTGCGATTTGATGTCCTCCAGCGCCTCGGGGGAAAGATCAACCAGCTCCCCGCTGTGGACCGATTCGGGCCCGGGCGCGCCGCCCTCGTCCACCACCCGCAGCAGCGCCTCCGCCCGTTCAGACGAGAGATGCCGGGGCGCGGCCGCGGCAAGGGTGTCCCGGTCCACAATGCCCGTGCGGGCGCAGTGGGCGAAGAGGACAGCCTTCAATTCCTGGAGAGTGTCGGGGTCCCGTTCCGCCAAATTGTCCAGCTCGAACGGGTCGGCGTCGAGGTTGTACAGCTCATATACGGCGGGGGAGCCCTCAGAGAACAGGTTCCAGTCGCGGATGGACTCATGGTCGTCGCGCCGGGGGGTGGATGCCCCGCTGACGGCCAGTTTCATCCTCGGGCCGCGCACGGTCAAATAGCCGGACTTGCGTTCCTCGCTGATGCTGTAAGCCGCGGGGGGGGGGCCGGGACGGAGCAGGTCGCGGCCCTCCATGCCCGCGGGCGGCTCGATGCCCAGCGCGCCCAGCAGGGTGGGCATGATGTCAAGATTGTGCGCCAGGGTCTCCCGGTCGCGTGTTCCCGGAACGGTCGCGCCGGGGAGCCGCAGGATGAGCGGCACCCCCACGCAGGTCTCATACGGGGTGGAGTGGCACCACGCGCCCGGTTTCTCGTTGAAAGACTCGCCGTGGTCGGAGCAGAACACGATGTTCATCTTGTCGTAGAGACCAAGGTGCCGCAGACGCAGGAGGGTTTCCCCGATGCGGGTGTCCATGTAGGCCGCCTCGCCGTCATACAGTTTCCGCGCGAAAAGGACATCCTCCCCGTTGGCGAGCGCGGGGTCGTTCTTGAACAGCCTGTTGTCGAGTATGTCAAAACTGAAATGGACATTGCCGATGAGCCCCCTGTTCACCACAAGCTCCGGGTTGTGGTTGATGTACTCCGCGTGGGGCTCGTACAGGTGCCGGAAGATGAACACGCCGCCTCCGGACAGGGAGCGCAGCACGTCGCCGTTGAGATCGAGATAGGCGTTGGCCATGGCCGACACCTCCTCGGTGTCGTCGGAATAGAGGTAGACGTCAAAGCCCTGGTCGAAGCCTGTGCCGGGGCCGACAAAGCCGTCGAAGAGGGTTCGGACAAAACCGATGGTGAAGTAGCCCCGTTTTTTCATCACTTCGGCGAGGGTTTCCACGCTCTGCGGGAGCGCCGAGAGGTGCAGTTCAGCCTTGTGCTGCGACGGGTACAGCGAGGTGAAAATGGACCCGAAAGAGGGGCGTGTCCACGGGGCGGCGGTGGTCACTTTTTCGAACAGCAGCCCCTCCGCCGCCAGCAGGTCCGTGTTGGGCGTGTGGTTCGTTTTGTTTCCGTAGCAGCCCAGCGGCGACTGGCGCAGGGTGTCGGCCCCCAGCAGCAGGACATCCGGGAGGCGTTCGCCTCCCGAGGTTTCCCGCGCGTGGCGCCGCAGGGAGACAATCTCACACTGGACATCATCCATGTGCCATCCCGTGCCGCCCGCGCCGTCGGTGGCGCATTCGACAACCAGGCGCACCCGCTCCGTGCCTGCGGGCGCGATGCAGGCGCGGCCCCGGGGAATCCACCCGGCGTAGTTCATGGCCTGCACCTCGGACACCCGCGCCGGGGGGGCGACGGCCCGCCATTCACCGCCTGTCCATGCCTCGGCATAGACGGCGGGCTGGCGCACGGGCGCGCCCGCCGGGCGAATCCATGCGTTGAACTTGACCACGTCGCCGGGGCCCGCCTCCATCGGCGCGGAAAGAATCCGGGCAGCGCCCTCCGAACGGGGCGCAAGTGGCAGGAAAACGCCAAGTGCCCCGTTCCGCGCGCTTTCAGCCAGGGGCCGCCAGTTCAGGGACTTGTCCGTGGCGCGGCTTTCCGCCGTCCAGCCCGCGGGAAAACCCTTCTCCAGGAGCTCAAATCCGCCGTTGCTGTTGGAGGGTGCGGGAAATGAAAGCGTGGGAAATGACGCGCTGTAGGTCTCATAAACCCCGGCGTCGGACATGTCCTTCGGGGCGAACATGGTGGAGGGATAGGCCGGCTCCGCAATGCCGGGCTTGTTGGCGGGGGGTGGCCCCGGATTCGGTCCGCAGCCGCACAGGCATGGCAACGCCGCAATGGACAGGGCAAAACACAGCCGATTTCGCATGCCAGACTCCTTTTGCCGGTCCCCGGAACCGGGGCTGGCAAGGATAACACATCCACCGGGGGGTGGTCATGCCGGGGAAACGTCCGCCGGGACGAAAAAAAAGACTTGACATTCAGACTGGTTTGTGGTACAAACTAGTTGTGGTTGGCAGGGATGCCAGCCGGACAAGACATTTGAAAACGCTGTAAGCGGTCCTTGTGGGCCGATGTTTGCAGAATTTTCTCAACGAGAGGAGGTGACAGAATGAAAAAGGTATTGTTTGTGATGGCAATGGTGCTGCTTGGCGGCGCCAGCTTTGCGGCGTCCATCGCGGTCCCGTGGTTCTATGATGAACTCGAGACTGATGTGGGGTATCCGCTCGCGAAGAACACTTCGGTGGGCTATGTGTACCTGAAGAGCAACGCCGATGTGACGCTGGTCTGCACGATCGGCTACTACAATGGCGACGGCGACTTCCTCGGACCGTTCGCTCCGCTCAACACGTTCACCATCGCTCCGAAGTCCGCGCTGGCTTTCCGTCCGTGCGCCAACGATCCGTCCTTGGCGGCCGGCGGCACTGCTGGTGGTCAGGAAGGCGGCCAGGGCGTGCTCGTCCCGAACCGTCCGCGGTCTGTTGACACCGTCACCCCGATCCCGGGGACTAACGTTGTTGACCGCCGTCGTAATGGTTCGATCACCATCGAGTGGGAGGCTCCG
This window encodes:
- a CDS encoding glycosyltransferase family 2 protein, producing MAQAAVEFSIIIPVYNSCAFLKQLLESLEKGVSADISHEIIVVDDGSTEDLSGLCARHGAQWVRLEANRGPAAARNIGASVAAGNVLVYLDSDVRYTAGMLERVRELFDLDPEIAGVSFANQPYDTGDNVVANFGAAIEHFWLQVYFKEGDAGRINGFATRNGAVRREAFDAVGGFDDSFKTNAHEDYDFGKRLSAGRKCVMSRHPVLYHAFPVRLTRLMRNYFVRTALFVPYFIRNRPPLDKSQTSGDEALVRLLGGVGFFLLLLAALPTPFRGLFAASAACCVAVYALLIRRFLGAALRWGGRNKAFAGQCFLIHYASSLVILAGGLWGLLRFFIGRAGLQQQDG
- a CDS encoding radical SAM protein, whose translation is MDTRNFEAAMMYLRSMVGGSLQYMILYVTSRCNAKCRMCFNWDGMINRRPLPQHTLEDLERLARSVKLLPQITLSGGEPLLRDDVHAIIKAFYDHSRTRFFTVPTNSFQPKRVEALINRFVEECPDGFLNFCLPFHGLKETHDNIMGVPESYEKRNETYRRVCEAREKHKNISCVLNCVMSKYNHAEYREIVDLAMDQFPGAPLGVAFTRGKTHESGAGDFPLEDYQAMQAYLQERRSAIPGLNPYTRIQQAISRQYCDTISGVIGGSVKNINCQAGKRLIVVHDTGTVYPCETLETPGMCTAEDPPKDACLGNLHDFGYDLPKLLAAEKARNVVDWIQNNPCACTWECAVTNSVTHTAGNALKLGKDIVKDVTASAFSGGNGRAKD
- a CDS encoding sulfatase-like hydrolase/transferase, whose product is MNYAGWIPRGRACIAPAGTERVRLVVECATDGAGGTGWHMDDVQCEIVSLRRHARETSGGERLPDVLLLGADTLRQSPLGCYGNKTNHTPNTDLLAAEGLLFEKVTTAAPWTRPSFGSIFTSLYPSQHKAELHLSALPQSVETLAEVMKKRGYFTIGFVRTLFDGFVGPGTGFDQGFDVYLYSDDTEEVSAMANAYLDLNGDVLRSLSGGGVFIFRHLYEPHAEYINHNPELVVNRGLIGNVHFSFDILDNRLFKNDPALANGEDVLFARKLYDGEAAYMDTRIGETLLRLRHLGLYDKMNIVFCSDHGESFNEKPGAWCHSTPYETCVGVPLILRLPGATVPGTRDRETLAHNLDIMPTLLGALGIEPPAGMEGRDLLRPGPPPAAYSISEERKSGYLTVRGPRMKLAVSGASTPRRDDHESIRDWNLFSEGSPAVYELYNLDADPFELDNLAERDPDTLQELKAVLFAHCARTGIVDRDTLAAAAPRHLSSERAEALLRVVDEGGAPGPESVHSGELVDLSPEALEDIKSQGYL